The proteins below are encoded in one region of Mycobacterium shinjukuense:
- a CDS encoding serine/threonine-protein kinase — protein sequence MSEAADSRVGSMFGPYRLKRLLGRGGMGEVYEAEHTVKEWTVAVKVMTAEFSKDPVFRERMKREARIAGRLQEPHVVPIHDYGEIDGQMFLEMRLVEGTDLDSLIKRFGPLTPPRAVAIITQIASALDAAHAAGVMHRDVKPPNILVTRDDFAYLVDFGIASAATDEKLTQLGTAVGTWKYMAPERFSNDEVTYRADIYALACVLYECLTGTPPYRADSATMVVTAHLMDPIPQPSVARAGIPKAFDAVIARGMAKKPEDRYASAGDLARAAHEALSTPDQDHAEDILRRSQEATLPGTALAPQPSPPAYAPPPTTPPGQQSYTPSYADQFSSGPVPAGQPAWTPASGPIPATSHSAQYYQGGGWGTTPPGAQQPGGPPSWSQPPRGRNPWPIVAGVAALVVVLILAGIGIWIVASSDKTPKASDVTTPVTSPSKSTSTTSSSAPTTTPTGDPQSRLLSLLPSGYASGTCTPTTPKPDSVWTGAVAMVDCGQNSNQGGPSRAVYGLFPNLSALKQAFNDDIAAVELANCPGEGPSPDGWHYEKDPTVTVGMIACGTYKNHPNVIWSNEPKLMLSDVFGDPATLEDLHNWWAKYG from the coding sequence ATGAGCGAGGCTGCAGACTCGCGGGTGGGGTCGATGTTTGGGCCCTATCGCCTCAAGCGGCTGCTGGGCCGCGGCGGGATGGGCGAGGTCTACGAGGCCGAGCACACGGTCAAGGAGTGGACGGTCGCGGTCAAGGTGATGACCGCCGAGTTCAGCAAGGACCCGGTGTTTCGCGAGCGGATGAAACGCGAGGCCCGCATCGCCGGGCGTTTGCAGGAACCCCACGTGGTGCCCATCCACGACTACGGCGAAATCGACGGCCAGATGTTTCTGGAGATGCGCCTGGTCGAGGGCACCGACCTGGACAGCCTGATCAAGCGCTTCGGCCCGCTGACCCCGCCGCGCGCGGTGGCCATCATCACCCAGATCGCCTCCGCCCTAGACGCCGCCCACGCCGCCGGGGTCATGCACCGCGACGTCAAACCACCCAACATCCTGGTCACCCGCGACGACTTTGCCTACCTGGTCGACTTCGGGATCGCCAGCGCCGCCACCGACGAGAAGCTGACCCAGTTGGGCACCGCGGTGGGCACCTGGAAATACATGGCCCCCGAGCGGTTCTCCAACGACGAGGTGACCTACCGCGCCGACATCTACGCGCTGGCCTGCGTGCTGTATGAATGCCTGACCGGAACCCCGCCCTACCGCGCCGACAGCGCGACCATGGTAGTCACCGCCCACCTGATGGACCCGATCCCCCAGCCCAGCGTCGCGCGCGCGGGCATCCCCAAGGCCTTTGACGCGGTGATCGCGCGCGGCATGGCCAAAAAGCCCGAGGACCGCTACGCCAGCGCCGGCGATCTCGCGCGGGCCGCCCACGAGGCGCTGAGCACCCCCGATCAGGACCACGCCGAAGACATCCTGCGCCGCAGCCAGGAAGCCACCCTGCCCGGCACCGCCCTGGCCCCGCAGCCGAGCCCACCCGCCTACGCCCCGCCCCCGACCACGCCGCCCGGCCAGCAGTCGTACACGCCGTCGTATGCCGACCAGTTCAGCTCGGGGCCCGTCCCTGCCGGCCAGCCCGCGTGGACCCCGGCGAGCGGCCCCATCCCCGCGACAAGCCACAGCGCCCAGTACTACCAGGGCGGCGGCTGGGGCACCACGCCGCCGGGTGCCCAGCAACCGGGCGGGCCACCATCGTGGAGCCAGCCCCCGCGCGGCCGCAACCCCTGGCCGATCGTGGCCGGCGTCGCCGCCCTGGTGGTCGTCCTCATCCTTGCCGGGATCGGCATCTGGATAGTCGCCAGCTCCGACAAGACCCCGAAGGCGTCCGACGTGACGACGCCGGTCACCAGCCCCAGCAAGTCGACTTCCACCACATCGAGTTCGGCGCCGACCACCACCCCGACCGGCGATCCCCAGAGCAGACTGCTCAGCTTGCTGCCGTCCGGCTACGCCAGCGGCACGTGCACACCAACCACCCCGAAGCCCGACAGCGTGTGGACCGGGGCGGTGGCCATGGTCGACTGTGGGCAAAACTCCAACCAGGGTGGACCAAGTCGCGCGGTCTACGGGCTATTTCCCAACCTCAGCGCGCTGAAACAGGCCTTCAACGACGACATCGCCGCGGTGGAGCTGGCCAACTGCCCTGGGGAGGGACCGTCACCGGACGGCTGGCACTACGAGAAGGACCCAACGGTGACCGTCGGCATGATCGCCTGCGGCACGTACAAGAACCACCCGAACGTGATCTGGAGCAACGAGCCCAAGCTGATGCTCAGCGACGTCTTCGGGGATCCCGCCACGCTCGAGGACCTGCACAACTGGTGGGCGAAGTACGGCTGA
- the embR gene encoding ATPase/transcriptional regulator EmbR (Phosphorylation of EmbR by cognate serine/threonine kinase PknH leads to increased DNA-binding activity, increased expression of embCAB genes, and reduced senstivity to ethambutol.) gives MVDGRLEFGLLGPLEMSIDGTRVPLGTPKQRAVLAMLVINRNRPVGVDTLITALWEEWPPPGARASIHSYVSNLRKLLGGAGLDPRVVLAAAPPGYRLSIPDNTCDLGRFIAEKTAGVHAAAAGRFEQASRHLSAALSEWRGPVLDDLRDFQFVAPFATALVEDKVLAHTAKAEAEIACGRAAAVITDLEALTVEHPYREPLWAQLITAYYLTDRQSDALGAYRRVKTTLAEDLGIDPGPTLRALNERILRQEPLDARKSAKTTAAGTVTVLDQRTMTSGLQAIANLHDVASGRDYPLHSAATRIGRLSDNDIVLDSANVSRHHAVIIDTGTSYIINDLRSSNGVHVRHQRIRAAATLSDGDHIRICDHEFIFQMSADTRS, from the coding sequence ATGGTGGACGGACGTCTCGAATTCGGTCTGCTCGGACCGTTGGAGATGAGCATCGACGGCACCCGGGTGCCGTTGGGCACGCCCAAGCAACGGGCGGTGCTGGCCATGCTGGTCATCAACCGCAACCGACCGGTGGGGGTCGACACCCTGATCACCGCCCTGTGGGAGGAATGGCCTCCGCCGGGAGCCCGGGCCAGCATCCACTCGTACGTGTCCAACCTGCGCAAGCTCCTCGGCGGCGCGGGTCTGGACCCTCGAGTGGTGTTGGCCGCGGCGCCGCCCGGCTACCGGCTCAGCATCCCCGACAACACGTGCGACCTCGGGCGGTTCATCGCCGAGAAGACCGCGGGCGTGCACGCGGCCGCCGCCGGGCGGTTCGAGCAGGCCAGCCGGCACCTCTCGGCGGCCCTTTCGGAATGGCGTGGGCCGGTGCTCGATGACCTGCGCGACTTTCAGTTCGTCGCCCCCTTTGCCACCGCCCTGGTCGAGGACAAGGTTCTGGCCCACACCGCCAAGGCGGAAGCCGAAATCGCTTGCGGACGGGCCGCGGCGGTGATCACCGACCTCGAGGCGCTGACCGTCGAGCATCCCTACCGTGAGCCGTTGTGGGCGCAACTGATCACCGCCTACTACCTCACCGACCGCCAATCCGATGCGTTGGGCGCATATCGGCGGGTGAAGACCACGCTCGCCGAAGACCTCGGCATCGACCCCGGCCCGACCTTGCGAGCCCTCAACGAGCGGATCCTGCGCCAGGAGCCGCTGGATGCCAGAAAGAGCGCCAAGACCACCGCCGCCGGCACCGTTACAGTGCTCGACCAGCGCACCATGACGTCCGGCCTGCAGGCCATCGCGAACCTCCACGACGTCGCCTCCGGCCGCGACTACCCGCTGCACTCCGCGGCGACTCGAATTGGGCGTCTTAGCGATAACGACATCGTCCTGGACAGCGCCAACGTCAGCCGCCACCACGCCGTCATCATCGACACCGGCACCAGCTACATCATCAACGACCTCCGGTCGTCGAACGGGGTGCACGTGCGGCACCAGCGGATCCGCGCCGCGGCCACGCTGTCCGACGGCGACCACATCCGGATCTGCGATCACGAGTTCATATTCCAGATGAGCGCCGACACCCGAAGCTGA
- a CDS encoding C39 family peptidase — MTTSKIATIAKTAVLTTVAGALALGLSGPAEAASGTMYGDPAAVAKYWRQQNYDDCAIMSSADVVGQITGKEPSERSIIKVAQATPSATHPGSIYVKPADKNDPNSGMGTDPGDLPTLLAHYGIHAVNTDADSATQTGVATGMEALEQYLGSGHAVIVGLNAEMIWNQPVDSKGRDGQPRADHAVVVTGVDTANGIVHLNDSGSPDGRDEQIRMDVFISAWATSDYFMTVTQETRK, encoded by the coding sequence ATGACGACCAGCAAGATCGCCACCATCGCCAAGACCGCCGTGTTGACAACCGTCGCCGGCGCCCTGGCCCTCGGCCTGTCCGGCCCGGCCGAGGCGGCGTCGGGCACCATGTACGGCGACCCGGCGGCGGTGGCCAAGTACTGGCGGCAGCAGAACTACGACGACTGCGCGATCATGTCCAGCGCCGACGTCGTCGGTCAGATCACCGGCAAGGAGCCCTCCGAGCGGTCGATCATCAAGGTCGCCCAGGCCACCCCCAGCGCCACCCACCCCGGTTCCATCTACGTCAAGCCGGCCGACAAGAACGACCCGAACTCGGGCATGGGCACCGACCCGGGCGACCTGCCGACGCTGCTGGCGCACTACGGAATCCACGCCGTGAACACCGACGCTGACAGCGCCACCCAGACCGGCGTGGCCACCGGCATGGAGGCACTCGAGCAGTACCTGGGCAGCGGCCACGCGGTGATCGTCGGGCTCAACGCCGAAATGATCTGGAACCAGCCGGTGGACAGCAAAGGCCGCGACGGCCAGCCGCGGGCCGACCACGCGGTGGTGGTGACCGGTGTGGACACCGCCAACGGCATCGTGCACCTCAACGACAGCGGTAGCCCCGACGGCCGCGACGAGCAGATCCGCATGGACGTCTTCATCAGCGCGTGGGCCACCAGCGACTACTTCATGACCGTCACCCAAGAAACCCGTAAGTGA
- a CDS encoding DUF4189 domain-containing protein, which yields MTTMMTRRLAAVVARLTAITALTIALASPAAAAETYGAIAYSGNGSWGRSSSYPTRAAAEATAVKSCGYPDCKVLTSFTGCGAVAAKDHDYRGGVGADLSAAMKDALSKLGGGYIDTWACN from the coding sequence ATGACGACGATGATGACCCGTCGGTTGGCGGCGGTTGTCGCGCGCCTCACCGCCATCACCGCGCTCACCATCGCGCTGGCTTCGCCGGCAGCTGCCGCCGAAACCTATGGTGCGATCGCCTACTCCGGCAACGGCTCGTGGGGCCGATCGTCGTCCTACCCCACCAGGGCGGCCGCCGAGGCCACCGCCGTCAAGTCGTGCGGCTATCCCGATTGCAAGGTGCTCACCAGCTTCACCGGGTGCGGCGCCGTCGCCGCGAAAGACCACGACTACCGCGGCGGAGTCGGCGCCGACCTGAGCGCCGCGATGAAAGACGCGTTGTCCAAACTCGGCGGCGGCTACATCGACACCTGGGCCTGCAATTAA
- a CDS encoding LppX_LprAFG lipoprotein, which produces MKRPPRTVVAATALAVALATGGCGSNGNKVATSPGTTATGPSAEAATLVKQATDVMRKVTGMHVRLAVDGNVPNLRVTKLDGDVSNSPQTVATGTATLLVGKNSEDVKFVYVDGHLYSDLGQPGRYTDFGTGASIYNVSVLLDPNKGLANLLANLKDASVAGTQQVNGVATTKITGKSSADDIATLAGSRVTDETVSTVPTTVWTASDGSSHLVQLQIVPIPNTAVTLTMSEWGKRVTATKPV; this is translated from the coding sequence ATGAAGCGTCCGCCTCGCACCGTTGTCGCGGCCACCGCGCTCGCCGTCGCACTTGCGACCGGCGGCTGTGGAAGCAACGGGAACAAAGTCGCCACATCGCCCGGCACCACCGCCACCGGACCCAGCGCCGAGGCGGCGACGTTGGTCAAGCAGGCCACCGATGTCATGCGCAAAGTCACCGGGATGCACGTGCGCCTGGCGGTGGACGGCAACGTGCCCAACCTGCGGGTCACCAAGCTCGACGGGGATGTCTCCAACTCACCGCAGACCGTGGCCACCGGCACCGCGACGCTGCTGGTCGGTAAGAACAGCGAGGACGTGAAGTTCGTCTACGTCGACGGCCACCTCTACTCCGACCTGGGACAACCCGGCAGGTACACCGATTTCGGCACCGGCGCTTCGATCTACAACGTGTCGGTGCTGCTGGACCCCAACAAGGGCCTGGCCAACCTGTTGGCCAACCTCAAGGACGCGTCGGTGGCGGGCACCCAGCAGGTCAACGGCGTGGCGACCACCAAGATCACCGGGAAGTCCTCCGCCGACGACATCGCGACGTTGGCCGGTTCACGCGTGACCGACGAGACCGTCTCGACGGTGCCCACGACGGTATGGACGGCGTCGGATGGCTCCTCCCACCTGGTTCAGCTCCAGATCGTCCCGATCCCGAACACCGCGGTGACCCTGACGATGTCCGAGTGGGGCAAGCGGGTCACCGCGACCAAACCGGTCTAG
- a CDS encoding LamG domain-containing protein, with translation MTNSTNNVYLDGNGHLAIRPIRDASGNWTSGRIETQRTDFAAPTGGVLRIEGSIRQPDVDTTNGLGYWSAFWALGDAARPVGATNWPTIGELDIMEAINGRGSVWATMHGGVWGGGPPFNEPIGISSGEHPVPGAGTSFHTYAVEFDRSTSVEQLRWYLDGNNFFTINSDQVPATDWSNATHHGFFVILNVAIGGAFPAAFGGGPTAATVSGQPMLVDYVSVSTKG, from the coding sequence ATGACCAACAGCACCAATAACGTCTACCTCGACGGTAACGGCCACCTGGCGATCAGGCCCATCAGGGACGCCTCCGGCAACTGGACGTCGGGCCGGATCGAGACGCAGCGCACAGACTTTGCGGCGCCAACCGGCGGCGTGCTGCGCATCGAGGGGTCGATTCGGCAGCCCGACGTCGACACCACCAACGGGCTGGGCTACTGGTCGGCCTTCTGGGCGCTCGGCGATGCGGCGCGGCCCGTCGGCGCCACCAACTGGCCCACCATCGGCGAGCTGGACATCATGGAGGCCATCAATGGCCGCGGCTCGGTGTGGGCCACTATGCACGGCGGCGTCTGGGGCGGCGGTCCGCCCTTCAACGAGCCCATTGGAATCAGCTCCGGCGAACACCCTGTCCCGGGCGCCGGAACCAGTTTCCACACCTACGCTGTTGAATTCGACCGCAGCACGAGCGTTGAGCAGTTGCGCTGGTACCTGGACGGCAACAACTTTTTCACCATCAACTCCGATCAGGTCCCCGCGACCGATTGGAGCAACGCCACCCACCACGGGTTCTTCGTCATCTTGAACGTGGCGATCGGCGGAGCCTTCCCGGCGGCGTTCGGCGGTGGCCCAACCGCCGCAACGGTTTCCGGGCAGCCGATGCTCGTCGATTACGTCTCGGTGTCCACCAAGGGCTGA
- a CDS encoding DUF732 domain-containing protein codes for MFSPRITAALTTAVGAVAVGLAVATAGTASASTADVAFIEQMESVGVTFPSPQSAVQQGHQVCAELAAGETGSQIASEILSQTNLTAKQAAYFVVYATKAYCPQYASQLT; via the coding sequence ATGTTCTCACCACGCATTACCGCAGCGCTGACCACCGCGGTCGGGGCCGTCGCCGTCGGGCTTGCCGTCGCCACCGCCGGCACCGCCTCGGCCAGCACCGCCGACGTCGCCTTCATCGAGCAGATGGAGTCGGTGGGTGTCACCTTCCCCTCGCCCCAGTCGGCCGTGCAACAAGGCCACCAGGTGTGCGCGGAGCTGGCCGCCGGCGAGACGGGCAGCCAGATCGCCAGCGAAATCCTCAGCCAAACCAACCTGACCGCCAAGCAGGCCGCGTACTTCGTCGTCTACGCCACCAAGGCCTACTGCCCGCAATACGCCAGCCAGCTCACCTAG
- a CDS encoding ABC transporter ATP-binding protein: MSAPIGARPRAAAPAPTRSRDFWGSAARLVKRLAPQRRRAIAVITLGVTGTAIGVVVPRILGHATDLLFNGVIGRGLPAGLTKAQAVAAARARGEDTFADLLSGMNVVPGHGVDLGAVARTLALALALYVVAALLIWAQARMLNVTVQRTITALRRDVEDKVHRLPLSYFDRCQRGELLSRVTNDVDNIQSSLSMTISQLVTSMLTVLGVLAMMVSISPLLALITLLTVPLSLLATRAIARRSQRLFVAHWTSTGRLNAHIEETYSGFTVVTTFGHRAAAREQFHRLNDDVYRASFGAQFLSGLVQPATTFIGNLGYVAVAVVGGLQVATGQITLGSIQAFIQYVRQFNTPIGQVAGMYNTLQSGMASAERVFDLLDEPEESPEPRPAPRRPVGRVPTGRVEFAHVNFGYRPGHPVIHDLSLLAEPGSTVAIVGPTGAGKTTLVNLLMRFYEVDSGTILIDGVDIASMSRQALRSRIGMVLQDTWLFDGTIAENIAYGRPQASMDEIVQAAKAAYVDRFVHTLPAGYQTRISGDGGTVSAGEKQLITIARAFLARPQLLILDEATSSVDTRTEVLIARATSELRRDRTSFIIAHRLSTIRDADRIVVVQAGRIVEQGKHAELLARRGAYYRMTQA; encoded by the coding sequence GTGAGCGCACCCATCGGCGCGCGGCCCCGCGCCGCGGCCCCGGCCCCCACCCGGTCGCGGGATTTCTGGGGGTCGGCCGCGCGGCTGGTGAAACGCCTTGCGCCGCAGCGCCGGCGCGCCATTGCGGTGATCACGCTGGGCGTCACCGGCACCGCGATCGGGGTGGTCGTTCCGCGGATCCTCGGCCACGCCACCGACCTGCTGTTCAACGGCGTGATCGGGCGCGGGTTACCGGCCGGACTCACCAAGGCGCAGGCCGTCGCCGCGGCCCGGGCGCGCGGTGAGGACACCTTCGCCGACCTGTTGTCCGGGATGAACGTGGTGCCCGGACACGGTGTGGACCTGGGCGCGGTGGCGCGCACCCTGGCGCTCGCGCTGGCCCTGTATGTGGTTGCCGCACTGTTGATTTGGGCGCAGGCCAGAATGCTCAACGTCACCGTGCAGCGCACCATCACGGCGTTGCGCCGCGACGTCGAGGACAAGGTGCACCGGTTACCCCTGAGCTACTTCGACCGCTGCCAACGCGGGGAGTTGCTGAGCCGGGTCACCAATGACGTCGACAACATCCAGTCGTCGCTGTCGATGACGATCAGCCAGCTGGTGACGTCGATGCTGACCGTGCTGGGAGTGCTGGCGATGATGGTGTCGATCTCGCCGCTGCTGGCGCTGATCACGCTGCTGACCGTGCCGCTGTCGCTGCTGGCGACGCGCGCGATCGCGCGACGTTCACAGCGGCTGTTCGTGGCGCACTGGACCAGCACCGGCCGGCTCAACGCCCACATCGAAGAGACCTACAGCGGGTTCACGGTGGTCACGACGTTCGGCCACCGGGCCGCGGCACGCGAACAGTTCCACCGGCTCAACGACGACGTCTACCGGGCCAGTTTCGGAGCGCAGTTCCTCTCCGGTTTGGTGCAACCGGCGACGACCTTCATCGGCAACCTGGGCTACGTTGCGGTCGCCGTGGTGGGTGGCCTGCAGGTGGCCACCGGGCAGATCACGCTGGGCAGCATCCAGGCGTTCATCCAATACGTTCGGCAGTTCAACACCCCGATTGGCCAGGTGGCCGGGATGTACAACACGCTGCAGTCCGGGATGGCCAGCGCCGAGCGGGTGTTCGACCTGCTCGACGAGCCCGAGGAATCACCGGAGCCCCGCCCGGCGCCGCGCCGGCCGGTCGGCCGGGTGCCGACCGGGCGCGTCGAGTTTGCGCACGTGAATTTCGGCTACCGCCCGGGTCACCCGGTCATTCATGACCTGTCGCTGCTGGCCGAGCCGGGCAGCACGGTGGCCATCGTCGGGCCGACCGGAGCGGGCAAAACCACGTTGGTGAACCTGTTGATGCGGTTCTACGAGGTCGATTCCGGCACGATCCTGATCGACGGGGTCGATATCGCCTCGATGAGCAGGCAGGCGCTGCGATCACGAATCGGCATGGTGCTGCAAGACACCTGGCTCTTCGACGGCACGATCGCGGAGAACATCGCCTACGGACGGCCGCAGGCCAGCATGGACGAGATCGTCCAGGCCGCCAAGGCGGCCTACGTCGACCGGTTTGTCCATACCCTGCCGGCCGGTTATCAGACCCGGATCAGCGGCGACGGGGGCACCGTGAGCGCCGGTGAGAAACAACTGATCACCATCGCGCGTGCTTTTCTGGCTCGCCCGCAGCTGCTGATCCTGGACGAGGCCACCAGCTCGGTCGATACCCGAACCGAGGTGCTGATCGCGCGAGCGACCAGTGAACTTCGCCGGGATAGAACGAGTTTCATTATCGCCCACCGTCTTTCGACGATCCGCGATGCCGACCGCATCGTGGTGGTGCAGGCGGGCAGGATCGTTGAACAAGGCAAGCACGCCGAACTGCTGGCCCGCCGCGGCGCCTACTACCGGATGACCCAGGCCTGA
- a CDS encoding ABC transporter ATP-binding protein has protein sequence MLLALLRQYLQPYRRPVAALMMLQLISTLASLYLPTINATIIDDGIAKGDTATIIRLGMVMLGVTGLQVLCAVAAVYLGSRTGTGFGRDLRSAMFEHIITFSEPERARFGAPTLLTRSTNDVRQIVFLVQMTATVLVTAPIMCIGGVIMAVHQEAALTWLLLVSVPVLAVANYLIMARMLPLFRRMQSLIDGINRVLRDQLSGVRVVRAFTREQFECDRFAQANAALSETALGAGNWQALMLPVTTLTINVSSVAVIWFGGLRIDRGQMQVGSLSAFLSYFAQILMAVLMATMTLVVLPRASVCAERITEVLSTSPAVTNPRHPKYPTDGVIGVVRLRGASFTYPGAGRPVLQDISFTARPGTSTAIVGSTGSGKSTLVSLICRLYDVTDGAVLVDGVDVRDYHTERLWAAIGLVPQRGYLFSGTVADNLRYGAAPQQVVTEPEMWEALRVAAADDFVHGLGMRVAQGGINFSGGQRQRLAIARAVIRRPAIYLFDDAFSALDVHTDAKVRAALRETASGATIIVVTQRISTAAQADQVIVVDNGTIVGAGTHESLLADCASYAEFAASQSVSAGVGGPR, from the coding sequence ATGCTCCTGGCCTTGCTGCGCCAGTACCTGCAGCCGTACCGGCGGCCGGTTGCGGCGCTGATGATGCTGCAGCTCATCAGCACCCTGGCGTCGCTATACCTTCCGACGATCAACGCCACGATCATCGACGACGGCATCGCCAAGGGTGACACCGCCACGATCATCCGGCTGGGCATGGTGATGCTCGGGGTCACCGGGTTGCAGGTGCTGTGCGCGGTGGCCGCGGTCTACCTCGGCTCACGGACCGGGACGGGTTTCGGCCGGGATCTGCGCTCGGCAATGTTCGAGCACATCATCACCTTCTCGGAACCGGAGAGAGCCCGATTCGGTGCGCCGACGCTGCTGACCCGCAGCACCAACGACGTCCGGCAGATCGTGTTCCTGGTCCAGATGACGGCCACCGTCCTGGTCACCGCGCCGATCATGTGCATCGGCGGGGTCATCATGGCCGTCCACCAAGAGGCCGCGCTGACGTGGCTGCTGCTGGTCAGCGTGCCCGTCCTGGCGGTGGCCAATTATCTGATCATGGCGCGCATGCTGCCCTTGTTCCGGCGCATGCAATCCCTGATCGACGGGATCAACCGGGTGCTGCGCGACCAACTGTCCGGTGTGCGCGTGGTTCGCGCGTTCACCCGCGAGCAATTCGAATGTGACCGGTTCGCCCAGGCCAACGCCGCGCTGTCGGAAACCGCGCTGGGCGCGGGTAACTGGCAGGCGCTGATGCTGCCGGTGACCACCCTGACCATCAACGTGTCCAGCGTCGCGGTGATCTGGTTCGGTGGGCTGCGCATCGACCGGGGCCAAATGCAGGTCGGCTCGCTGAGCGCCTTCCTGTCGTATTTCGCCCAGATCCTGATGGCGGTGTTGATGGCGACCATGACGCTGGTGGTGCTGCCGCGAGCGTCGGTGTGCGCCGAACGCATCACCGAGGTGCTGTCCACCTCCCCCGCCGTCACCAACCCGCGACACCCCAAATACCCAACCGACGGGGTCATCGGCGTGGTCCGCCTACGCGGCGCATCGTTTACCTACCCTGGAGCGGGCCGCCCTGTGCTGCAGGATATATCGTTCACCGCTCGGCCCGGCACCAGCACCGCAATCGTGGGTAGCACCGGATCCGGCAAGTCGACTCTGGTGTCGCTGATCTGCCGGCTCTACGACGTCACCGACGGCGCCGTCCTCGTCGACGGTGTCGACGTGCGCGACTACCACACCGAGCGACTCTGGGCGGCGATCGGTCTGGTGCCTCAGCGTGGCTACTTGTTCTCCGGCACCGTGGCCGACAACCTGCGCTACGGCGCGGCCCCACAACAGGTCGTGACCGAACCGGAGATGTGGGAGGCGCTGCGGGTCGCGGCCGCCGACGATTTCGTACACGGGCTGGGAATGCGCGTCGCCCAAGGTGGCATCAACTTCTCCGGTGGGCAGCGGCAACGGCTGGCCATCGCCCGGGCGGTCATCCGCCGTCCCGCCATCTACCTGTTCGATGACGCCTTCTCCGCGCTGGACGTGCACACCGACGCCAAAGTCCGCGCGGCCTTGCGTGAGACGGCCAGTGGAGCAACGATCATCGTTGTCACACAACGGATTTCGACCGCAGCCCAAGCCGACCAGGTGATCGTCGTCGATAACGGCACGATTGTTGGCGCCGGGACCCACGAATCGTTGCTGGCCGACTGTGCCAGCTATGCGGAGTTCGCCGCCTCGCAGTCGGTGAGCGCCGGGGTCGGGGGCCCGCGGTGA
- a CDS encoding DUF3558 domain-containing protein, protein MALSPVVAGCSSSGENKPGATIVSTPSGGEGRHGPFFPQCGGVSDQTVAELTRVAGLVNTAKNSVGCQWLAGGGIMGPHFSFSWYRGSPIGRERKTEELSRASVEDINIDGHNGFIAIGNEPSLGDSLCEVGIQFNDDFIEWSVSFNQKPFPPPCDIAKELTRQSIAAAK, encoded by the coding sequence ATGGCGTTGAGCCCGGTGGTTGCGGGGTGCTCGAGTTCCGGCGAGAACAAACCGGGGGCGACGATCGTGTCGACGCCGAGCGGCGGGGAGGGCCGCCACGGCCCCTTCTTCCCACAGTGTGGTGGCGTCAGCGATCAGACGGTGGCCGAGCTCACCAGGGTGGCCGGGCTGGTCAACACCGCCAAGAATTCGGTGGGCTGCCAATGGCTGGCCGGTGGCGGCATCATGGGCCCGCATTTCTCGTTCTCCTGGTACCGCGGCAGCCCGATCGGGCGGGAACGCAAGACCGAGGAGTTGTCGCGCGCCAGCGTCGAGGACATCAACATCGACGGCCATAACGGTTTCATCGCCATCGGCAACGAGCCCAGCCTGGGTGACTCGTTGTGTGAAGTCGGAATCCAGTTCAACGACGACTTCATCGAGTGGTCGGTGAGCTTCAACCAGAAGCCGTTCCCGCCGCCCTGCGACATCGCCAAAGAGCTGACCCGCCAATCGATTGCGGCCGCGAAATGA
- a CDS encoding DUF3558 domain-containing protein has protein sequence MRRVLVVVVGLLTALLVMTGCTKSVTGTAVKAGAGGVPRNDNSEKQYPNLLKECEILTTDILAKTVGADPLDIQSTFVGAICRWQAANPAGLIDITRFWFEQGSLSNERKVAEGLRYQIENRTIQGIDSIVMRTGDPNGACGVASDAAGVVGWWVNPQAPGIDACGQAIKLMELTLATNA, from the coding sequence ATGAGGCGTGTGCTGGTCGTTGTGGTTGGCTTGCTCACCGCCTTGCTGGTCATGACCGGTTGCACGAAGTCGGTTACCGGCACGGCCGTTAAGGCGGGCGCGGGTGGTGTGCCGCGCAACGACAACTCCGAAAAGCAGTATCCGAACCTGCTCAAGGAATGCGAGATCCTAACCACCGACATCCTGGCCAAGACCGTGGGCGCCGATCCGCTCGACATTCAAAGCACATTCGTGGGCGCGATCTGCCGATGGCAGGCGGCCAACCCGGCCGGTCTGATCGACATCACCCGGTTCTGGTTCGAGCAGGGCAGCCTGAGCAACGAGCGCAAGGTCGCCGAGGGCCTGAGATACCAGATCGAGAACCGCACGATCCAGGGCATCGACTCGATCGTGATGCGCACGGGTGATCCCAACGGGGCATGCGGAGTCGCCAGCGACGCGGCCGGGGTGGTCGGCTGGTGGGTCAACCCGCAGGCGCCCGGTATCGACGCCTGTGGGCAGGCGATCAAACTGATGGAGCTGACGCTGGCCACCAACGCCTAA